The DNA region AATCCAATCCAGCTTTCCATTTCcactccaaatgcaaaaaattaGACATCATCAATTTAAGTTTTGCTGATGACCTCCTCCTTTTTGCAAGAGCTGACCCAACATCTGTCCAGATCCTTATGGATGCATTCCACAGATTTGCTCAGTCAACAGGGCTTGCAGCTAACATGCAGAAGTGTAAGATCTACTATGGACATGTTGATAACTCAGCAAAAGAACAGATAGCACAAATAACTAGTTTCCAAGAGGGTTCCCTTCCCTTTAGATACTTAGGTATCCCACTTTCCAGCAAAAAGCTCACCTCATCAGAGTGCCTGCTCTTGGTTGAAAGACTAACTGGCAAAGTAAGGCACTGGACTAATCATTTGCTAAGTTTTGCTGGCAGGCTCCAATTAGTAAATAGTGTACTTTTGCAGTAGCCAATTTCTGGCTTCAAAGTATCCCTTTACCAAGGAGAATTATTCAAAATGTAGAGGCTATATGCAGGTCATTTGTGTGGTCTGGCAGTGATAAAATATCTCGTAAAGCCCCTGTGTCATGGAAACAAACGTGCAAGCCAAGAAACAAGGGGGGTCTGAATGTTATGAATTTGGACATTTGGAGAAGAGTGAACCTGTTGAAAATGCTATGGAATATATGCATCAAAGCTGACAGCCTATGGATCAAATGGATCCACTGTTATTATATGAAAAATACGGATCCAATGAATGTGCCAATCAAAGCCTCCTGCTCATGGATCCTTCGTGCAATTTTGAAGGAACGAGACAAGGTGGATAGCCTATCCACATGGACCAGCATGTGCCAACAGAGAAAATTCAAAACTCGGGCTGTCTATAATGATCTTCAGGAGTATGTAGAGGATGTGCAATGGAAGAGTATCTTTTTCAAAAATACAGCTAGGCCTAGAGCAAAATTCATTTTGTGGGCAGCCTGCCACAACCGCCTTGCCACAAAAGAAAGACTGCACAGATTTTGGCTTACTGAACTCCATGACCTGCTGTTTCTGCGATGCAATTGAGACTTTGAATCACCTGCTGTTTGAATGCACGGGAACAAAGGCTATTTGGCAATATGTGTTAGATTGGCTGCAAATTCACCATGTGCCTCTTCGATGGAATGAGGAAATGAGGTGGATGATGGCTAGAAGCAAGGGAAAGGGATCCAATTTGGCCATTCTTAAATGTGCTTTTACTGAAACTGTTTATGAAACTTGGATGTATAGGAACAAGTATAGCTTTGGAAACCATATTGTGAGTAGCACCATTGGTCCTAAGATAGTGGATATAGTGATATATAGATGTTGGATGAACCATAAACTTAGGCAACATATCGCTAAGTTGATGATGCCCTAGGTTTCTTTTGTTTACATGTGGCTGGATCAGTTTTGATCGCCTTGTGTTTGTATCGTTTTTGGTTTTGAATAAAGTTTaatcatttccaaaaaaaaaaaaaaaaatcacataattttttaaaacgatatatgtaaaaattaatcctttttctaaaatatatttaaaataacattaattttaagtaataatttaaaatctaaataataataataataatagaataataaaataatattaaaaaattaaaataaactacacTATAAATTTTAATGACAgacttattttttattaataaagtaaagaaaatgaaaaattaacAGAAGGAGAAGTGATAAATAatactataaaataaaatacaaaataattattaatattacaataatattgtaaaataaattaaattaatattttttacctATTCATTTATAATATAAGTCAAGGAATATAACCTGAAACCAATTTTTATAATAAGTTATAAGTTAATTTACCCTAAACTAGTTTTTGTAAAAGATTATAATATTGAATAgtgaatgtatctggtcttttatatagaccagatacattcattactaaatgaatctaaaaagagaatatttgatTATAATTCATATCGGAGGGAGTAttaaatatgttattatttaatttgCAAAACTAATAAACTCATATTTTGAGGTCCTATTTTTTAGGCCCTGCTGTTTTATGAGTTTGTTTTTTCTAGCCCAATGCCGACCCTAAttacaaattataaataaattgagAATTGATATTGgcctaaattatttttttaatttttaaagttcACTACAAAAGTAGAAAAGTAGAGATATCGATTTTGATTTGAAAGAACGAAGCCTTTATCGAACGGTAGGAAAACTCAATTTTTGGTTTCAAACACGGTGAACGCATTTTTTAGTCAATTAGAACAAATTTAGTTTTCAAAAAAGGGATTTTTTGAGTATAAGCGGATATGCGAAAGCGAGCACTTATACGTTTAAAGTTTAATACTGGACATGCGATAGAGACATTaccttaaaattattttttctacCTTAAGCAACTTTTCGAATAATTAAAAGTAATTATTTTCTAAAGAGAATTTTGCACTATAACATGTTTGACACGCAAAAACGGACACTTAAATTACTTGCTAAAATTCCGTATTGCTCACGCGAAAACAGCCGGTACCTTAAAAACTAATTCTTTTTCTACGAGCTAAGAAATATTGTCTCATTTTAATTACAAACTAAAAACTTTGTGAGTGTTAACGGTCTATCAGAATCATGTCCTAATCTCTCATTTTCATAATTTGATAGCCATTTGCAATTTTTTCATGCTTAAACATATCGAACcatttgtatcaacaatataaCAATAGAAGACGATACTTAACATTAATCTATATGAACTCGACATCTTTTTTATATTATaacttatatttttgttagattaataatataaatgTGAGTAAGTGGAAAAATAGTTTCACATTGAATATGAATATGGTGAGTTGAATATAAATGGGAAAaaccactcacctatcaccttaaagttttaggtgaataagtggtgtgtctcttACAAAAGTACTTAATCCTACGTTATGTATCAATACTctgttgtaaattattaataataattaataatatgatagttgttccaaaatgacaagagaaGTGGATTTGAAAAATCGCAACACTTCATTAAATGTTGTAGAATGAAACCATGCAACTTTTGAAGTGTGTTGTTATAGGTCAATTATTGTGACTTTTGGTAAAAAGacattgtttcaccaagggtcgctaccttgtgaaacaataccaaTGTGGCCTATAAATAATTCATTATGAATTCAGAAAATCACataacaaaaaaattgaaaatcctCTAAGataattccagagcactcttcgctgcattcgagtttttcacccgtcttgtgcagactcgagaaggctgaattatcctgggtattcttgCGTAGAAACTTCAAGACAAATTGGGaatgcttgaaatactataaggaaagtgtttcGTACACGATTCTAACCTCAATTCCAttcggtttaaattaattttctaacaatatTCTTATAGTAATTTTTAATAATGGTAACCGAGGCTCGGATCAGAATTAAGAACCAAATCATCATTATGAATCCGGGTACGTTTTTATTATTCCACATAATAAAATTTAGAGTAATGAAAAATTTTAATATCATGATTCTAATTACGAACTTTTCTATGAATTGATATCAAAGTATGGTTATGGAATTTATAATTTTCCTGTAATAATTAATTGCCATTATTAA from Vicia villosa cultivar HV-30 ecotype Madison, WI unplaced genomic scaffold, Vvil1.0 ctg.002061F_1_1, whole genome shotgun sequence includes:
- the LOC131637655 gene encoding uncharacterized protein LOC131637655, producing the protein MCNGRVSFSKIQLGLEQNSFCGQPATTALPQKKDCTDFGLLNSMTCCFCDAIETLNHLLFECTGTKAIWQYVLDWLQIHHVPLRWNEEMRWMMARSKGKGSNLAILKCAFTETVYETWMYRNKYSFGNHIVSSTIGPKIVDIVIYRCWMNHKLRQHIAKLMMP